A single genomic interval of Malania oleifera isolate guangnan ecotype guangnan chromosome 11, ASM2987363v1, whole genome shotgun sequence harbors:
- the LOC131168350 gene encoding GDP-mannose 4,6 dehydratase 1-like, whose protein sequence is MAASNDTPRSGSGTPAGDGDAPVPPERRVALITGITGQDGSYLTEFLLNKGYAVHGLIRRSSNFNTQRINHIYIDPHNAHKARMKLHYADLTDASSLRRWLDSLHPDEIYNLAAQSHVAVSFEIPDYTADVVATGALRLLEAVRSHIAATGRSHIRYYQAGSSEMFGSTPPPQSESSPFHPRSPYAAAKCAAHWYTVNYREAYGIFACNGILFNHESPRRGENFVTRKITRAVGRIKIGLQSKLYLGNLQASRDWGFAGDYVEAMWLMLQQETPDDYVVATEESHTVQEFLEAAFGYVGLNWKDHVAIDKRYFRPAEVDNLKGDSSKTRRVLGWKPKVGFEKLVKMMVDEDIELAKREKVLVDAGFMDAQQQP, encoded by the coding sequence ATGGCGGCGTCAAACGACACTCCTAGATCCGGATCCGGAACTCCGGCCGGTGACGGGGATGCCCCAGTACCGCCCGAGCGCAGGGTGGCCTTGATCACCGGCATCACGGGACAGGACGGATCCTACTTGACGGAGTTCCTGCTGAACAAGGGGTACGCCGTTCACGGCCTAATCCGGCGGTCCTCCAATTTCAACACCCAGCGGATCAATCACATCTACATCGACCCCCACAACGCCCACAAAGCCCGCATGAAGCTCCATTACGCTGACCTCACCGACGCCTCCTCCCTCCGCCGCTGGCTCGACAGTCTCCACCCTGACGAGATCTACAACCTCGCCGCCCAGTCCCACGTCGCCGTCTCCTTCGAGATCCCCGACTACACCGCCGACGTCGTCGCCACCGGCGCCCTCCGCCTCCTGGAGGCCGTCCGCTCCCACATCGCCGCCACCGGCCGCTCCCACATCCGCTACTACCAGGCAGGGTCATCCGAAATGTTCGGGTCTACTCCCCCTCCCCAGTCCGAATCCTCCCCCTTCCACCCCCGCTCCCCCTACGCCGCCGCTAAATGCGCTGCCCACTGGTACACCGTCAATTACCGCGAAGCGTACGGGATCTTCGCCTGCAACGGAATCCTCTTCAACCACGAATCGCCCCGGCGCGGGGAGAACTTCGTGACGCGGAAGATCACTCGGGCCGTGGGTCGGATCAAGATCGGGTTGCAGAGCAAGCTGTACTTGGGGAACTTACAGGCGTCGCGGGACTGGGGTTTCGCGGGAGATTATGTGGAGGCAATGTGGTTGATGCTGCAGCAGGAGACGCCGGACGACTACGTGGTGGCGACGGAGGAGTCGCACACGGTGCAGGAGTTCTTGGAGGCGGCGTTTGGGTACGTCGGATTGAATTGGAAGGATCATGTGGCAATCGACAAGCGGTATTTCAGGCCGGCGGAGGTGGATAATCTCAAGGGGGATTCGAGCAAGACGAGAAGGGTTCTTGGCTGGAAACCCAAGGTGGGATTTGAAAAGCTAGTGAAGATGATGGTGGATGAAGATATTGAACTGGCGAAGAGGGAGAAGGTTTTGGTTGATGCTGGGTTCATGGACGCTCAGCAACAACCATGA